A portion of the Pseudomonas synxantha BG33R genome contains these proteins:
- the zigA gene encoding zinc metallochaperone GTPase ZigA, whose product MPNRLPVTVLSGFLGAGKSTLLNYVLRNRDNLRVAVIVNDMSEINIDGSEVQRDVTLNRAEEKLVEMSNGCICCTLREDLLEEVAKLAKEGRFDYLLIESTGISEPLPVAETFTFRDENEQSLADIARLDTMVTVVDGMNFLLDYQAAESLASRGETLGEEDERSITDLLIEQIEFADVILISKIDLISSREREELMAILERLNAQAEIIPMVMGEVALHKILNTGRFDFERAAQAPGWLQELRGEHVPETEEYGIASTAYRARRPFHPQRFFDFIDRPWVNGKLLRSKGFFWLASKHQDAGSWSQAGGLMRHGFAGRWWRFVPKSQWPQDEESVAAIMGNWQLSTGDCRQELVFIGQNIDFNLMRAELDACLLNDEEMALGVEGWRQLPDPFGPWYEQVA is encoded by the coding sequence ATGCCCAATCGTCTCCCCGTGACCGTGTTGTCCGGCTTTCTCGGCGCCGGTAAAAGCACACTGCTCAACTATGTCCTGCGCAACCGCGACAACCTGCGGGTGGCGGTGATCGTCAACGACATGAGTGAAATCAACATCGACGGCAGCGAGGTGCAGCGCGACGTCACGCTCAATCGTGCCGAAGAAAAACTGGTGGAGATGAGCAACGGCTGCATCTGCTGCACCTTGCGTGAAGACTTGCTGGAAGAAGTCGCCAAGCTCGCCAAGGAAGGGCGTTTCGATTATCTGCTGATCGAATCAACCGGTATCTCCGAGCCGCTGCCCGTGGCCGAAACCTTCACCTTTCGCGATGAAAACGAGCAAAGCCTGGCCGACATTGCACGCCTGGACACCATGGTCACCGTGGTCGATGGTATGAACTTTCTGCTCGACTACCAGGCCGCCGAAAGCCTGGCTTCCCGCGGCGAAACCCTAGGTGAAGAAGATGAGCGCTCCATCACTGACCTGTTGATCGAACAGATCGAATTCGCCGACGTCATCTTGATCAGCAAAATCGACCTGATCAGCAGCCGCGAGCGTGAAGAATTGATGGCCATCCTTGAGCGCCTCAACGCCCAGGCGGAAATTATCCCGATGGTCATGGGCGAGGTGGCGCTGCACAAGATCCTCAACACCGGCCGTTTCGACTTCGAACGCGCTGCCCAGGCGCCGGGTTGGTTGCAGGAGCTGCGCGGTGAGCATGTGCCGGAAACCGAAGAATACGGTATTGCCTCCACCGCTTACCGTGCGCGCCGCCCCTTCCATCCACAGCGTTTTTTCGACTTTATCGATCGCCCTTGGGTGAACGGCAAACTGTTGCGCTCCAAGGGCTTCTTCTGGTTGGCCAGCAAACATCAGGACGCCGGCAGTTGGTCCCAGGCCGGTGGCTTGATGCGCCATGGCTTTGCCGGACGCTGGTGGCGCTTTGTGCCAAAAAGCCAATGGCCACAGGACGAGGAAAGCGTGGCCGCGATCATGGGCAACTGGCAACTGAGCACAGGGGACTGCCGCCAGGAGCTGGTGTTTATCGGGCAAAACATCGACTTCAACCTGATGCGTGCGGAGCTGGATGCCTGCCTGCTCAATGATGAAGAAATGGCCCTGGGTGTCGAAGGTTGGCGCCAGCTGCCTGATCCTTTCGGCCCTTGGTATGAGCAGGTCGCCTGA
- a CDS encoding DapH/DapD/GlmU-related protein yields the protein MIRKNPSGDLPVIAESAYVDKTAIICGKVIIGENVFVGPYAVIRADEVDASGAMDPITIGANSNIQDGVVIHSKSGAAVTIGEFTSIAHRSIVHGPCTVGDRVFIGFNSVLFNCAVGDGCVVRHNSVVDGRDLPAAFYVPSTTRIGPNTDLSQFPPVSVSASEFSEDVARTNVDLVRGYKALQNEF from the coding sequence ATGATCCGCAAAAACCCTTCAGGTGACCTGCCGGTAATTGCTGAATCAGCCTACGTCGACAAGACTGCGATCATCTGCGGCAAGGTCATCATCGGCGAGAACGTCTTCGTCGGCCCCTACGCCGTGATCCGCGCCGACGAAGTCGATGCCAGCGGCGCCATGGACCCGATCACGATCGGCGCGAACTCCAACATCCAGGACGGCGTGGTGATCCACTCCAAGTCCGGCGCGGCGGTGACCATTGGCGAGTTCACCTCCATCGCCCACCGTTCCATCGTCCATGGCCCCTGCACAGTCGGCGACCGCGTGTTCATCGGCTTCAACAGCGTGCTGTTCAATTGCGCCGTCGGCGATGGTTGCGTGGTGCGCCACAACTCGGTGGTCGATGGCCGCGACCTGCCCGCGGCCTTCTACGTGCCCTCCACCACCCGCATCGGGCCTAACACCGACCTGTCGCAATTCCCGCCGGTGAGTGTCAGCGCCTCGGAGTTTTCCGAAGACGTGGCACGCACCAACGTCGACCTGGTGCGCGGCTACAAAGCCTTGCAAAACGAGTTCTGA
- a CDS encoding DUF3617 domain-containing protein, whose amino-acid sequence MNARLLGLAMVVGLSLPVAAQAQMLAPGLWELTTSNMKVDNQDLPDLSLILGQLKQQMTPEQRAMLEKQGINMAGKGVQVCLTPAQVATDSIPLTDPQSGCKQEVTDKTGNQWKFRFSCPKAQGTGVATFQSQKEFTTTVNGTFNATGIQQKGSLDSHAQWLGNDCGTVKPRA is encoded by the coding sequence ATGAATGCTCGTCTGCTTGGTTTGGCCATGGTTGTTGGTTTGTCGCTGCCGGTGGCGGCGCAGGCGCAGATGCTGGCGCCGGGCTTGTGGGAGTTGACCACCAGCAATATGAAAGTCGATAACCAGGACCTGCCGGACCTGTCGCTGATCCTCGGTCAGCTCAAGCAACAAATGACTCCTGAACAGCGCGCCATGCTCGAAAAGCAAGGCATCAACATGGCCGGTAAGGGTGTGCAGGTGTGCCTGACCCCAGCCCAGGTTGCCACCGATTCCATCCCGCTGACCGACCCGCAATCGGGCTGCAAGCAGGAAGTGACTGACAAGACCGGCAACCAATGGAAGTTCCGTTTCAGCTGCCCCAAAGCCCAGGGCACGGGTGTAGCGACCTTCCAAAGCCAGAAGGAATTCACCACCACCGTCAATGGTACGTTCAATGCCACGGGCATCCAGCAGAAGGGCAGCCTGGACAGCCACGCTCAGTGGCTGGGCAACGATTGCGGTACGGTCAAACCCCGCGCTTAA
- the dksA gene encoding RNA polymerase-binding protein DksA, producing MTEQELLAQPATDYMNEAQQRFFRELLLAQRDELQARIDAEFQALREQETNSDLADIGSAEEQRQWQLRLLEREKKLLDKIDDAMELLARGEYGWCRETGEPIGLQRLLLRPTATLCIEAKEREELRERHKRAV from the coding sequence ATGACCGAACAAGAACTGCTGGCCCAACCGGCTACTGACTACATGAATGAAGCCCAACAGCGCTTCTTCCGCGAACTGCTGCTGGCTCAGCGCGATGAACTGCAAGCGCGTATCGACGCTGAGTTCCAGGCGCTGCGCGAGCAGGAAACCAACAGCGACCTGGCGGATATCGGCAGCGCCGAAGAACAACGCCAATGGCAACTGCGCTTGCTCGAGCGGGAAAAAAAGCTGTTGGACAAGATCGACGACGCCATGGAGCTGCTGGCCCGCGGTGAATACGGCTGGTGCCGTGAAACCGGCGAGCCCATCGGCCTGCAACGCCTGCTGCTGCGCCCCACCGCAACCCTGTGTATCGAAGCCAAAGAACGTGAAGAGCTGCGCGAACGCCATAAACGGGCAGTTTGA
- the cls gene encoding cardiolipin synthase encodes MDFFGPHLLAYFIATLHVLGSLAAIHAVLTVRTAQGSIAWALSLMFMPYLTLIPYLIFGRSTFDAYIQARRQANQEMHTAIAELNWRPWVEEALAARNSSAYASLRAMPKLGRMPCLANNEVRLLINGEATFGAIFEAIRNARTAVLFQFFIIHDDELGRQLQVLLKEKAAQGVDIYVLYDRIGSHALPHRYVQSLRDAGVQVKAFATRSGWLNRFQVNFRNHRKIVVVDGITGFVGGHNVGDEYLGKKPPLAPWRDTHVQVTGPVVACLQESFAEDWFWAARQLPPLILPDAYPEDGVLCQLLASGPADPYETCSLFFVEAIHAATERVWITSPYFVPDEAVFAALRLAVLRGVDVRLLLPSRPDHRIVYAASSLYAIEAVRAGVRVFRYKPGFLHQKVVLVDSEISAIGSANMDNRSFRLNFEVMLLTVDEAFASQVEHMLLDDFALSHEVSQEESRETRRLQQLGMRVARLISPIL; translated from the coding sequence ATGGATTTCTTTGGCCCGCACCTGCTCGCCTACTTCATTGCCACGCTGCACGTTCTCGGGAGCCTCGCCGCAATTCACGCGGTACTGACTGTCCGCACCGCCCAAGGCTCGATCGCCTGGGCCTTGTCGCTGATGTTCATGCCTTACCTGACGCTGATCCCTTACCTGATCTTCGGCCGCAGCACCTTCGACGCGTACATCCAGGCCCGTCGCCAGGCCAACCAGGAAATGCACACGGCGATCGCCGAACTGAATTGGCGCCCGTGGGTAGAGGAAGCGCTCGCGGCGCGCAACTCCAGTGCCTATGCCTCCCTGCGAGCCATGCCCAAGCTCGGGCGCATGCCGTGTCTGGCTAATAATGAAGTGCGCCTGTTGATCAATGGCGAGGCTACTTTCGGCGCGATTTTCGAGGCGATTCGCAATGCCAGGACCGCCGTGCTGTTCCAGTTTTTCATCATCCATGACGATGAGCTTGGCCGCCAATTGCAGGTGCTATTGAAGGAAAAGGCCGCCCAGGGCGTAGACATTTACGTGCTGTACGACCGCATCGGCAGCCACGCCCTGCCCCATCGCTACGTACAATCGCTACGCGACGCCGGGGTGCAGGTCAAGGCGTTCGCCACCCGCAGCGGCTGGCTCAATCGTTTCCAGGTCAACTTCCGTAACCATCGCAAGATCGTGGTGGTGGACGGCATCACCGGCTTTGTCGGCGGGCACAATGTGGGCGATGAGTACTTGGGCAAAAAGCCGCCGCTGGCGCCATGGCGCGATACCCATGTACAGGTCACAGGCCCGGTGGTGGCCTGCCTTCAGGAGTCGTTTGCCGAAGACTGGTTCTGGGCGGCACGGCAACTGCCGCCGCTGATCCTGCCGGACGCCTACCCCGAAGACGGCGTGCTTTGCCAACTGCTCGCCAGTGGCCCGGCAGACCCCTATGAAACCTGCTCGCTGTTTTTCGTCGAGGCCATCCACGCCGCGACGGAGCGGGTATGGATTACCAGCCCGTACTTCGTCCCCGACGAAGCCGTATTCGCCGCACTGCGCCTGGCGGTATTGCGCGGGGTGGATGTGCGTCTGCTGCTGCCGTCACGGCCCGACCACCGCATCGTGTATGCGGCGTCCAGCCTGTACGCCATAGAAGCCGTGCGCGCAGGTGTGCGGGTGTTCCGCTACAAGCCCGGGTTTCTGCATCAGAAGGTGGTGTTGGTAGACAGCGAAATCAGCGCCATTGGCAGCGCCAACATGGACAACCGTTCGTTCCGACTGAATTTCGAAGTGATGCTGCTGACGGTGGATGAGGCTTTCGCCAGCCAGGTTGAACACATGCTCCTGGACGATTTTGCCCTGTCCCATGAAGTCAGTCAGGAAGAAAGCCGCGAGACGCGACGCCTGCAACAGTTGGGGATGCGGGTGGCGCGCTTGATCTCACCGATTCTCTAA
- a CDS encoding metal ABC transporter permease has protein sequence MHLTAHLWMPFQDFVFMRRALIGGLVLACSTAPLGVFLILRRMSLIGDAVAHGILPGAALGFWFAGLSLPALTLGGLGAGLSMAGLAAWITRRTGLREDASLAAIYPISLAAGVLILGIAGKRLDLLHLLFGSALAVDETTLTGMLWVSSFSLIAMALIYKPLLLDTLDPLFLQTVSRLGPLAHGLFLTLVVLNLVIGFQAIGALMVVGLMMLPAIASRFWSRRLPVLIAVSAVLGCLSVWLGLLLSFYYSLPSGPAIVLVAGAGYVLSVVFGPVHGLLRRPPLPTSS, from the coding sequence ATGCACCTCACCGCTCACCTGTGGATGCCATTCCAGGATTTCGTGTTTATGCGCCGCGCACTGATCGGCGGGTTGGTGCTTGCTTGCAGCACCGCCCCCTTGGGCGTGTTCCTGATCCTGCGACGCATGAGCCTGATCGGTGACGCCGTGGCTCACGGCATTCTGCCGGGCGCCGCACTGGGCTTCTGGTTCGCAGGGCTAAGCCTGCCCGCGCTGACCCTCGGCGGCCTCGGCGCCGGCCTGAGCATGGCCGGCCTGGCGGCGTGGATCACCCGCCGCACCGGCCTGCGCGAAGACGCCAGCCTCGCCGCCATCTACCCCATTTCGCTCGCGGCCGGTGTATTGATCCTGGGCATTGCCGGCAAACGCTTGGACCTGCTGCACCTGTTATTCGGCTCCGCCCTGGCCGTGGACGAAACCACACTGACCGGAATGCTCTGGGTGTCCAGCTTCAGCCTGATCGCCATGGCACTGATCTACAAACCCCTGCTGCTCGACACCCTTGACCCGCTGTTCCTGCAAACCGTCAGCCGCCTTGGCCCACTGGCCCACGGCCTGTTCCTGACCCTGGTGGTGCTGAACCTGGTGATCGGTTTTCAAGCCATCGGCGCACTGATGGTGGTGGGCTTGATGATGCTGCCGGCCATCGCTTCACGCTTCTGGAGCCGGCGCCTGCCGGTGTTGATCGCAGTATCGGCGGTGCTGGGATGCCTCTCCGTGTGGCTGGGTTTGCTGCTTTCGTTCTACTACTCACTGCCCAGCGGCCCGGCGATCGTGCTAGTGGCGGGCGCCGGATATGTGTTGTCCGTGGTATTCGGTCCGGTGCATGGCTTATTGCGCCGCCCGCCTTTGCCTACATCCTCATGA
- a CDS encoding DUF1826 domain-containing protein, translating to MLAPVIPLRPVIRQTCGQTPLALSDILEDGVNLALWQRQLPLHIAEFGALLVALNEPLAESLVIELENEDAVPNLQGLASSCRDLEGYEGFIADVSWLVSAFACLLGAKRIGVRLRLLDKAMCPRFHVDHVPVRLITTYAGIGSQWLREGVMDRRKLSQADAEPTGRIEQIHCGEVALLKGTKWHGNEGHGLIHRSPALKADERRLILTLDWLA from the coding sequence ATGCTGGCCCCGGTTATCCCCCTGCGCCCCGTGATCCGCCAGACGTGTGGGCAAACTCCGTTGGCACTGTCCGATATCCTCGAAGATGGCGTCAACCTGGCGCTGTGGCAACGTCAGCTGCCCCTGCATATCGCCGAGTTCGGCGCTTTGCTGGTGGCGCTCAATGAGCCGCTCGCCGAATCCCTGGTGATTGAGCTCGAAAACGAGGACGCCGTGCCGAACTTGCAGGGTCTGGCATCCAGTTGCCGCGATCTTGAGGGTTACGAAGGTTTTATCGCCGATGTGTCATGGCTGGTCAGTGCATTTGCCTGCCTGCTCGGCGCCAAGCGTATTGGCGTACGTTTGCGGCTGTTGGACAAGGCCATGTGCCCGCGTTTTCACGTTGATCATGTGCCGGTTCGGCTGATCACCACCTATGCCGGTATCGGCAGCCAATGGTTGCGCGAAGGTGTGATGGATCGCCGCAAACTGAGCCAGGCGGATGCTGAACCTACCGGGCGTATCGAGCAGATCCACTGCGGTGAGGTGGCGCTGCTCAAGGGCACCAAATGGCACGGCAACGAAGGGCATGGCCTGATCCATCGTTCGCCAGCGCTCAAGGCCGATGAGCGCCGGTTGATCCTGACGCTGGATTGGCTGGCATAA
- a CDS encoding metal ABC transporter substrate-binding protein produces the protein MRALLVLFSLLLPLSMAHAADKLQVVTSFSILDDITHQIGGDHIQISNMVGPDADAHTYEPTPDDAKALLKAKVIIKNGLGFEPWLDRLVTSTETTATVVTASKGVISHTMDEDGETIPDPHAWHNLANAEIYVSNITKALVAADPANKSDYLRNSQAYLKQIHSLLAEAKAKFAALPSGNRRIVTSHDAFGYLGQAYGIQFLAPQGLSTERDPSAAEVAALITQIRKDKVKAVFIENIKDSRLLKQIADESGAQIGGTLYSDALAAQGPASTFIGLFEYNLNTLCAALSKP, from the coding sequence ATGCGCGCTCTTCTTGTGTTGTTCAGCCTGTTGCTGCCGCTGTCGATGGCTCACGCCGCAGACAAACTCCAGGTAGTCACCAGCTTCAGTATTCTCGATGACATCACCCATCAGATCGGTGGCGACCATATTCAGATCAGCAACATGGTCGGCCCGGACGCCGATGCTCATACTTATGAACCCACACCGGATGACGCCAAAGCGCTGCTCAAGGCCAAGGTCATCATCAAGAACGGTCTAGGTTTCGAGCCGTGGCTGGATCGCCTGGTCACCAGCACTGAAACCACCGCTACGGTCGTCACCGCCAGCAAAGGCGTGATCTCGCACACCATGGACGAAGACGGCGAGACCATTCCCGACCCACACGCCTGGCACAACCTGGCCAACGCCGAAATTTATGTGAGCAACATCACCAAGGCATTGGTGGCCGCCGACCCTGCCAATAAAAGCGACTACCTGCGCAACAGCCAGGCTTACCTTAAACAAATCCACAGCCTGCTGGCCGAGGCCAAGGCCAAGTTCGCTGCACTGCCGTCGGGCAACCGCCGCATCGTCACCTCCCATGACGCCTTCGGCTATTTGGGCCAGGCGTATGGCATCCAATTCCTCGCGCCCCAGGGCTTGTCTACCGAGCGTGACCCGTCGGCCGCCGAAGTCGCCGCGCTGATCACCCAGATCCGTAAAGACAAGGTCAAAGCCGTGTTTATCGAAAACATCAAGGACTCGCGCCTGCTCAAGCAGATTGCCGATGAAAGCGGCGCGCAGATAGGCGGCACGCTGTACTCCGACGCCCTCGCCGCTCAAGGCCCGGCCAGCACCTTTATCGGGCTGTTCGAATACAACCTGAACACCCTGTGCGCGGCGTTGAGCAAACCATGA
- the folE2 gene encoding GTP cyclohydrolase FolE2 — MNALTLPDIAAQASRQALPLDWVGMCGIALPVLLDGQHLAATADAGVSLNDGTARGIHMSRLYLALEMLEQQPLTPALLRNVLQRFLDTHEDLSKNAYLRIHTNLLLKRPALVSPLEGWKSYPVSIEARLENQMFHVELKIDVTYSSTCPCSAALARQLIQQQFLEDFAHTPLQHEDVLSWLGSANGIVATPHSQRSTAQLNVQLQGDDLAIVDLINAAEAALGTAVQTAVKRADEQAFALVNGQNLMFCEDAARRLNLALKRSNAVKAFHLKVIHAESLHAHDAVAESRWTRDFA; from the coding sequence ATGAATGCGCTGACTCTGCCGGATATCGCCGCGCAGGCTTCACGCCAAGCCTTGCCACTTGACTGGGTGGGCATGTGCGGCATTGCCCTGCCTGTGTTGCTCGACGGCCAACACCTGGCCGCTACCGCCGATGCGGGCGTAAGCCTGAACGACGGCACGGCCCGTGGCATTCATATGTCACGCCTCTACCTGGCGTTGGAAATGCTCGAACAGCAACCCCTGACACCTGCACTTTTGCGTAATGTACTGCAGCGTTTTCTCGACACACATGAAGATTTATCTAAGAACGCCTACCTGCGTATTCACACAAATCTGTTGTTAAAACGCCCCGCGTTGGTCAGCCCTTTGGAGGGGTGGAAAAGCTATCCGGTCAGCATCGAAGCGCGCCTGGAAAATCAGATGTTCCACGTGGAACTAAAAATTGACGTTACTTATTCCTCAACGTGCCCTTGCTCCGCTGCCCTGGCCAGACAGCTGATTCAGCAGCAGTTTCTCGAAGATTTTGCCCACACACCTCTGCAGCATGAGGACGTGTTGAGCTGGCTGGGCAGCGCCAACGGTATTGTGGCCACGCCCCATAGCCAACGCAGTACCGCGCAGTTAAACGTTCAGCTGCAGGGTGACGATCTGGCGATAGTCGACTTGATCAACGCTGCCGAAGCAGCTTTGGGCACTGCCGTACAAACCGCGGTGAAACGTGCGGATGAACAAGCGTTCGCCCTGGTTAACGGACAGAACCTCATGTTCTGCGAAGACGCCGCACGCCGCTTGAACCTCGCGTTGAAGCGCTCGAATGCCGTCAAAGCCTTCCACCTCAAAGTGATCCACGCCGAAAGCCTGCACGCCCACGATGCGGTGGCTGAAAGCCGTTGGACGAGAGACTTTGCATGA
- a CDS encoding CobW family GTP-binding protein, giving the protein MLQNIPTHVIAGPLGAGKTSLIKHLLAQRPANERWAVLINEFGQIGLDAALLTQDADGVALGEVAGGCLCCVNGAPFQVGLGRLLRKAKPDRLFIEPSGLGHPAQLLKQLREAPWQDVLAVQPSVLVLDAQALAAGKPLPQAQQAALASAGLLVLNKDEALNAAQRQAIERQLPDCALYWTRQAQLPIDQLPGLNAQAQAAVDNFAAPEGLAQMPAIWSDPALPICLSQGQEGGWSIGWRWHPSQQFDVSRLHRWLSGLDWHRAKLVIHSGEDWVSANAVDNSVLTWQPSEWRRDSRIELIFSEPRDVAALQAALAACRY; this is encoded by the coding sequence ATGTTGCAGAACATACCCACCCATGTGATTGCCGGCCCATTGGGCGCCGGCAAGACCAGCCTGATCAAGCACCTGCTCGCTCAGCGCCCGGCCAACGAGCGTTGGGCGGTGCTGATCAACGAATTTGGCCAGATCGGCCTGGACGCTGCCTTGCTGACTCAAGACGCTGACGGCGTCGCCTTGGGCGAGGTAGCGGGTGGCTGCCTGTGCTGTGTGAATGGTGCACCGTTCCAGGTAGGCCTGGGCCGTTTGCTGCGTAAGGCCAAACCGGATCGGCTGTTTATAGAACCTTCAGGTTTGGGTCATCCTGCGCAGTTGCTCAAACAACTGCGGGAAGCTCCATGGCAAGACGTGCTGGCCGTGCAGCCCAGCGTGCTGGTGCTGGATGCCCAGGCGTTGGCAGCAGGCAAGCCCTTGCCGCAGGCACAGCAAGCGGCGCTGGCAAGTGCTGGCCTGCTGGTGTTGAACAAGGATGAGGCCCTGAATGCCGCACAGCGTCAGGCGATTGAACGGCAGCTACCCGATTGCGCGCTTTACTGGACACGCCAGGCTCAGCTGCCAATCGACCAATTGCCGGGCTTGAATGCGCAGGCCCAAGCGGCTGTGGATAACTTCGCGGCGCCTGAAGGCCTTGCGCAAATGCCGGCCATCTGGAGCGATCCTGCCTTGCCCATCTGTTTGAGTCAGGGCCAGGAGGGGGGGTGGAGTATCGGCTGGCGATGGCACCCCAGCCAGCAATTCGATGTCAGCCGTCTGCATCGCTGGCTATCAGGCCTCGACTGGCATCGTGCCAAACTGGTTATCCACAGCGGCGAAGACTGGGTTTCGGCCAATGCTGTGGATAACAGCGTCCTAACCTGGCAACCCAGCGAATGGCGACGCGATTCGCGTATCGAATTGATCTTCAGCGAACCACGGGACGTGGCCGCATTGCAGGCTGCGCTGGCAGCCTGCCGCTACTGA
- a CDS encoding metal ABC transporter ATP-binding protein — protein sequence MITCHALRWGAPGQPLTPALNLTLEKGSLTGIIGANGTGKSSLLKVIAGVQKPLTGKVHVDVPRRGGLSFLPQQQHLDRQFPISLQELVAAGFWGTQLNSHERNERLHAVLDDWCLSGLEQRPLMALSGGELQRALLARMSLADSPILLLDEPHAALDEDGQALCWKHIHTWHNQGRTLVVVCHDLASVRHHTQHVLLLKNTGCVFGPSKELIRPQPQMQVA from the coding sequence ATGATTACCTGCCACGCTTTGCGCTGGGGCGCCCCCGGCCAACCACTGACGCCGGCGCTGAACCTGACGCTGGAAAAAGGTAGCCTCACGGGGATTATCGGCGCCAATGGCACCGGCAAGAGCAGCCTGCTCAAAGTAATCGCCGGGGTGCAAAAGCCGCTGACGGGCAAGGTGCATGTCGATGTTCCACGTCGCGGCGGCTTGTCGTTCTTGCCCCAGCAACAGCACCTGGATCGTCAGTTTCCGATCAGTTTGCAAGAGTTGGTCGCTGCCGGCTTCTGGGGCACCCAGCTGAATTCACATGAACGCAACGAGCGCCTGCACGCCGTATTGGACGACTGGTGTCTCAGCGGTTTGGAACAGCGCCCGCTGATGGCGTTATCCGGTGGCGAACTGCAACGCGCCCTGCTCGCCCGTATGAGCCTGGCCGACTCCCCCATCCTGCTGCTCGACGAACCCCACGCCGCCCTCGACGAAGACGGCCAGGCACTGTGCTGGAAACACATCCATACCTGGCACAACCAAGGCCGCACGCTGGTGGTCGTCTGTCATGACTTGGCGTCCGTGCGTCACCACACCCAGCACGTGCTGCTGCTTAAAAACACCGGCTGCGTGTTCGGCCCCAGCAAAGAGCTGATCCGCCCGCAACCACAGATGCAGGTGGCCTGA
- a CDS encoding N-acetylmuramoyl-L-alanine amidase: MHRRQLLNLLLVSPLFTLPLGAYATQIRNARLWRSDDKLRLVFDLSGPVQYKMFSLTSPDRLIIDLSGAGLSGDFSQLALKNSGITSIRSGHFGKSDTRIVLDLVAPMQLNSFVLPPQDGQGHRLVLDLTNATHAPRQIAAEPAPLVVPADKAHPKRDIIVVVDPGHGGKDPGAVGSKGQREKDVVLSIAQLLAKRLKREKGFAVKLVRNDDFFVPLRKRVDIARKHKADMFISVHADAAPRLTASGASVYALSEGGATSATARFMAQRENGADLLGATTLLNLKDKDPMLAGVILDMSMNATIASSLQLGSAVLGSLQSITSLHQKRVEQAGFAVLKSPDVPSILVETGFISNARDAQRLVTARHQQAVADRLFEGLKQYFQKNPPINSYMAWVQEQHKTQA; encoded by the coding sequence ATGCACAGACGTCAGCTCCTTAACCTGCTGCTGGTCAGCCCCTTGTTCACGTTGCCTTTGGGGGCCTACGCCACGCAGATCCGCAATGCGCGGCTGTGGCGCTCTGACGATAAGCTGCGGCTGGTGTTCGACCTTAGCGGCCCGGTGCAATACAAAATGTTCTCCCTGACGTCGCCGGACCGCCTGATCATCGACTTGAGTGGCGCCGGCCTCAGCGGCGACTTTTCCCAACTGGCGCTGAAGAACAGTGGGATTACCTCGATCCGCTCCGGGCATTTCGGCAAGAGCGATACGCGTATCGTCCTGGATTTGGTCGCGCCGATGCAGCTCAACAGTTTTGTGCTGCCGCCCCAGGATGGCCAAGGCCATCGCCTGGTGCTGGACCTGACCAACGCCACGCACGCGCCCCGTCAAATCGCTGCTGAACCGGCGCCCTTGGTGGTGCCGGCGGACAAGGCGCATCCCAAACGCGACATCATTGTGGTGGTTGACCCCGGCCATGGCGGCAAAGACCCGGGCGCTGTCGGCTCCAAGGGCCAGCGCGAAAAAGATGTGGTGCTGTCGATCGCCCAGTTGCTGGCGAAACGTTTGAAACGTGAAAAAGGTTTTGCCGTAAAGCTGGTGCGCAACGACGACTTCTTCGTACCGCTGCGCAAGCGCGTGGACATCGCCCGCAAGCACAAGGCCGATATGTTCATCTCGGTGCACGCCGACGCCGCGCCACGGCTTACTGCATCGGGCGCTTCGGTGTATGCGTTGTCGGAAGGCGGTGCCACCTCTGCCACGGCGCGGTTCATGGCCCAGCGCGAGAACGGCGCAGACCTCTTGGGCGCCACGACGTTACTCAATCTGAAGGACAAGGATCCGATGCTGGCCGGGGTGATCCTCGACATGTCCATGAACGCCACCATCGCCTCCAGCCTGCAATTGGGCAGCGCGGTATTGGGCAGCTTGCAAAGCATCACCAGCCTGCATCAGAAGCGGGTGGAACAGGCAGGGTTCGCGGTGCTCAAGTCACCGGACGTGCCTTCGATTCTGGTGGAGACCGGGTTTATCTCCAACGCGCGAGACGCCCAGAGGCTGGTGACGGCGCGTCATCAACAAGCGGTGGCGGATCGGCTTTTTGAAGGTTTGAAACAGTACTTCCAGAAGAACCCGCCCATCAACAGCTACATGGCTTGGGTGCAGGAACAGCACAAAACCCAGGCTTAA